A single region of the Gemmatimonadales bacterium genome encodes:
- a CDS encoding MFS transporter, whose amino-acid sequence MSAARARIPRAVKGLSLVSLFNDFASEMVYPLLPAFVTGTLGAGAVALGALDGAADLTSAVVKWGSGRLADRPGWRRPLILAGYLTAVLVRPLISVTSAAWQVIGFRVIDRVGKGVRTPPRDALIAEVTKPDERGRAFGFHRGADHFGAVLGSVAAWWFLRVGADVRQVIEWSVVPGLVAFGVLAVVLRRRTGGQLASRDRALGAAQKGPGAPPTSAQSAPPPAPSAPLPNRDRVSGGRPAASPPARPAADATGRVFWGPVLALAGLTFTRLPETLLLLRLQDAGVAVAVVPLVWAALHVVRSAGSYPGGWLSDRIGPRRTEAGGGALYAAVAAVMGLALGAAAMAAVFLVFGLVAGLTESAERSLVARLAPVRTGRGFGAYHALIGFAALPAGIIFGEIYQRAGGRTAFWISAAASAVAVAAWLALSPRHQTETASAWRRRGQ is encoded by the coding sequence GTGAGCGCGGCCCGCGCGCGCATTCCGCGGGCCGTGAAGGGGCTCTCGCTCGTCTCGCTGTTCAACGACTTTGCGAGCGAAATGGTGTACCCGCTGCTTCCGGCGTTCGTCACCGGGACGCTCGGCGCGGGCGCCGTCGCGCTTGGCGCGCTCGACGGCGCGGCCGACCTCACGAGCGCGGTGGTGAAGTGGGGCAGCGGGCGGCTGGCCGACCGGCCGGGCTGGCGGCGGCCGCTCATCCTGGCCGGGTACCTCACCGCGGTGCTGGTGCGGCCGCTCATCTCGGTCACGAGCGCGGCCTGGCAGGTGATCGGGTTCCGGGTGATCGACCGGGTGGGCAAAGGCGTGCGCACGCCGCCGCGCGATGCGCTCATCGCCGAGGTGACGAAGCCGGACGAGCGGGGGCGCGCGTTCGGATTTCACCGGGGCGCGGACCACTTCGGCGCGGTGCTGGGGTCGGTGGCCGCGTGGTGGTTTCTGCGGGTCGGGGCGGACGTGCGGCAGGTGATCGAGTGGAGCGTCGTGCCGGGGTTGGTGGCATTCGGCGTTCTGGCGGTGGTGCTGCGCAGGCGGACGGGCGGACAGCTCGCCAGTCGAGATCGCGCGCTGGGAGCGGCGCAGAAGGGGCCGGGGGCTCCGCCGACAAGCGCACAGTCGGCTCCGCCCCCGGCCCCTTCTGCGCCGCTCCCGAACAGGGACCGGGTAAGTGGTGGCCGCCCGGCCGCCAGTCCGCCTGCCCGCCCAGCCGCCGATGCCACCGGGCGAGTGTTCTGGGGGCCGGTGCTGGCGCTGGCGGGGCTCACGTTTACCCGGCTGCCGGAGACGCTGCTCCTCCTCCGGTTGCAGGATGCCGGCGTCGCGGTCGCAGTGGTACCGCTCGTGTGGGCGGCGCTGCATGTGGTGCGGAGCGCGGGGTCGTATCCGGGCGGATGGTTGAGCGACAGGATCGGGCCGCGGCGCACCGAGGCCGGGGGCGGCGCGCTGTACGCCGCGGTCGCGGCGGTGATGGGGCTGGCACTCGGCGCGGCGGCGATGGCGGCCGTGTTCCTCGTCTTCGGGCTCGTGGCGGGGCTCACCGAATCGGCGGAGCGGTCGCTCGTGGCGCGGCTCGCGCCGGTGCGAACCGGACGCGGGTTCGGCGCGTACCATGCGCTCATCGGGTTCGCCGCGCTGCCGGCGGGAATCATCTTCGGCGAGATCTACCAGCGCGCGGGCGGACGTACGGCGTTCTGGATTTCGGCGGCGGCAAGCGCGGTCGCGGTGGCCGCATGGCTCGCGCTCTCGCCAAGGCATCAGACGGAGACGGCATCGGCATGGAGGAGGCGCGGGCAGTAA
- a CDS encoding TSUP family transporter, translating to MLLGGPAATPATGTAVAGTTIAALCGFAFLAGFTDSIVGGGGLIQVPALLVLLPGAPVPVLFGTNKLAASMGTTAATVRYARGLRIDWRVSVPAAVASFAFSFLGARAVSTIDESVLRPLVLVLLVGVGVYTWRARDFGAVHAPKLSPREDVALALAAGAALGFYDGFFGPGTGSFLIFVFVSLFGFDFLAATSSAKVVNLGSNLSALLYFGATGQILYRAALPMGVCSVAGATLGSRLALTRGTRLVRGFFLLIVAALIVRLGYDLL from the coding sequence GTGCTGCTAGGCGGCCCGGCCGCCACGCCGGCGACGGGCACCGCCGTCGCCGGGACGACCATCGCCGCGCTCTGCGGATTCGCCTTCCTTGCGGGCTTCACCGATTCGATCGTGGGCGGGGGCGGGCTCATCCAGGTGCCGGCGCTGCTCGTGCTGCTGCCGGGGGCGCCGGTGCCGGTGCTCTTCGGCACCAACAAGCTTGCCGCGAGCATGGGAACCACGGCGGCGACGGTGCGCTACGCCCGCGGCCTTCGCATCGACTGGCGTGTGTCGGTGCCGGCCGCGGTGGCGTCGTTCGCCTTTTCGTTCCTCGGCGCGCGGGCCGTGAGCACGATCGATGAGTCAGTGCTCCGCCCGCTGGTGCTCGTGCTGCTCGTCGGCGTCGGTGTCTATACCTGGCGCGCGCGGGACTTCGGCGCCGTCCACGCCCCCAAGCTCTCTCCGCGTGAGGACGTCGCGCTGGCCCTCGCCGCTGGCGCCGCGCTCGGCTTCTACGACGGGTTTTTCGGGCCGGGCACCGGCAGCTTCCTCATCTTCGTGTTCGTGAGCCTGTTCGGCTTCGACTTTCTCGCCGCCACTTCGTCGGCCAAGGTCGTGAACCTCGGCTCCAACCTGTCGGCCCTGCTCTACTTCGGCGCCACCGGCCAGATCCTCTACCGCGCGGCGCTCCCGATGGGCGTGTGCAGCGTGGCGGGCGCTACGCTGGGGAGTCGGCTCGCGCTCACCCGCGGCACCCGGCTCGTGCGCGGGTTCTTCCTGCTCATCGTGGCGGCCCTGATCGTGCGGCTGGGGTACGACTTGCTGTAG
- a CDS encoding YbdD/YjiX family protein, with translation MRRDALARLIAAFRRIFGMPDYAAYVAHLRRHHPERALPTEREFFDEYIRARYSGGPTRCC, from the coding sequence ATGCGGCGTGACGCGCTCGCCCGTCTGATCGCTGCGTTCCGGCGCATCTTCGGCATGCCGGACTACGCCGCGTACGTCGCGCACCTGCGCCGGCACCACCCCGAGCGCGCGCTCCCGACCGAGCGCGAATTCTTCGACGAGTACATCCGCGCGCGCTACAGCGGCGGGCCGACTCGGTGCTGCTAG